From the Microbacterium sp. W4I4 genome, one window contains:
- a CDS encoding DUF6527 family protein, with protein MTRQEEIEFLFVDYIPNELEEGILYIAAEFGAVVHLCFDGCGERVSTPLHPGQWTLTFDGTTVSLSPSVGNWGLPCRSHYIIRRNRVVWAADWSTEAVVRSAASDRQAVDRPAIPRATNRRSLIQILKLVFSGRGSR; from the coding sequence ATGACCCGCCAAGAAGAGATTGAGTTCCTGTTCGTCGACTACATTCCGAATGAGCTCGAGGAAGGCATCCTCTACATCGCGGCCGAGTTCGGCGCCGTCGTCCACCTCTGCTTCGACGGGTGCGGTGAGCGGGTCTCCACACCCCTTCACCCGGGACAATGGACACTCACTTTCGACGGCACCACCGTGAGCCTCAGTCCGTCAGTCGGGAACTGGGGGCTGCCGTGCCGGTCGCACTACATCATCCGTCGCAACCGCGTCGTATGGGCTGCCGACTGGTCCACCGAGGCCGTCGTGAGGTCTGCCGCGAGCGACCGTCAAGCGGTGGACCGGCCCGCGATCCCGCGCGCCACCAACCGCCGCTCTCTCATCCAGATCCTGAAGCTAGTCTTCTCGGGCCGCGGAAGCCGCTGA
- a CDS encoding AAA family ATPase produces MAYAFRGSCDSHLRAAGVDALGAYSQVGGATVTRFSIESGRIVVDELDAEQLTNWVDGRDPETGELRGRDLASPASDLILDSTINASKSFSIAALLHPELATAFEALQDSLRDRIIATWQRELNARRGAGGRIRERLARIEVVELQHRRSRALDPHIHRHLWLNVRVRGVDGKWSNVDSRVAMRVQNLVNAEGELAARTDPEWIAALAAHGYMLNADGEIMQLAHLVRAVSRRSNQIEANRAVLLEQWRADHPGQVPSPDVVQMIDRRAWATGRPGKPREVDEDEWTELTRQELLRLDPNVLVPRSPVAGPASPEGVLDHDLLARCAVVDADDRSRASNGRFSVLDVRAGAARAVASAGLVAGRDELQHLIDDVTARALVHTRDLIPDDLEKPEHVKALVTHAFARLKSDLGARLSILSNDQQPAPRRASGDAARIVAAGGLDASQQAAAGAVADVDRLVTVTGPAGTGKTTMLRVARATLEVQGRRLLIVAPTRKAAAVASREIGASGTSVHALLADHGWNWGTDDAGADLWWRLRPGQTDPATGVIYRGPRRYPLDARARIVVDEAGMLDLNAADALTQLAIETGAGIALVGDPLQASPVGHAGAMALAQRRAGKDVVLSGMHRFEDPDYAALTLRLRSPDTLFDAIETAAALQQQHHVKRVDDLEAARAALVRGYFQHHEHGRTVAIVTATNEEASYINEAIQQERVSRAQLSTHRIAVGAGEQRILEGDVVQTRRNDRDAGVENRAIWQVAHIGPAVLELQRIDDAADTRVVSLEYAADYVHLAYATTVHGIQGETTDTSLVGPDVDASGLYVGLTRGRRHNEVVVIARTDVEAREELAGEMMRGLPEPDIADAISAARRDLHRSARDEPPEDPTEFDQWVHAARTALLQADAGDAGAAARKHGRLLPVDADARAVLDRATRARLQECLARAEALEARDLARYVNDDREPRPHPELVAAAPVSIQGGI; encoded by the coding sequence ATGGCCTACGCGTTTCGCGGGTCCTGTGACTCGCATCTGCGGGCGGCCGGCGTCGATGCCTTGGGTGCGTACAGCCAGGTCGGGGGCGCGACGGTCACGCGGTTCAGTATCGAGTCCGGGAGGATCGTCGTCGATGAGTTGGATGCGGAGCAGCTTACGAACTGGGTTGATGGTCGTGATCCGGAGACGGGGGAGCTGCGCGGGCGCGACCTTGCGTCGCCGGCTTCGGATCTGATTCTGGACAGCACGATCAACGCGTCGAAGTCCTTCAGCATCGCCGCGCTCTTGCATCCGGAACTCGCGACCGCTTTCGAGGCGCTGCAGGATAGCCTTCGGGATCGGATCATCGCCACGTGGCAGCGCGAGCTGAACGCCCGGCGCGGGGCCGGCGGGCGGATCCGTGAACGTCTCGCACGCATCGAGGTGGTGGAGCTGCAGCATCGCCGCTCACGCGCGCTGGATCCTCATATCCATCGACACCTTTGGCTGAACGTGCGGGTGCGCGGAGTGGACGGCAAGTGGTCGAATGTGGACTCGCGCGTCGCGATGCGCGTGCAGAATCTCGTCAACGCTGAGGGGGAGCTCGCGGCCCGGACGGACCCGGAGTGGATCGCGGCGCTTGCCGCGCACGGATACATGCTGAACGCGGATGGCGAGATCATGCAGCTCGCGCATCTGGTCCGCGCTGTCTCCCGACGCTCGAACCAGATCGAAGCGAACCGGGCTGTTCTCCTCGAGCAATGGAGAGCCGATCATCCGGGCCAGGTTCCGAGTCCGGATGTGGTGCAGATGATAGATCGGCGGGCGTGGGCGACGGGCCGCCCAGGCAAGCCACGCGAGGTGGACGAGGACGAGTGGACCGAGCTCACGAGACAGGAACTCCTCCGCCTGGACCCCAACGTGCTCGTACCACGCTCACCCGTCGCCGGCCCTGCTTCCCCCGAGGGTGTGCTCGATCATGATTTGCTTGCGCGGTGTGCTGTGGTGGATGCGGATGATCGGTCGCGGGCGAGCAATGGTCGCTTCAGTGTGCTGGACGTCCGCGCCGGTGCCGCCCGGGCAGTGGCATCCGCAGGTCTCGTCGCCGGACGCGACGAGTTGCAGCACCTCATCGATGACGTCACCGCGAGGGCTCTCGTACATACCCGAGACTTGATCCCGGACGATCTCGAGAAGCCGGAGCATGTGAAGGCGCTCGTGACGCACGCGTTCGCGCGGCTGAAGTCTGATCTCGGCGCCCGGCTCAGCATCCTGAGCAACGACCAGCAGCCCGCCCCGCGGCGCGCCTCGGGTGATGCTGCCCGGATCGTGGCGGCGGGTGGGTTGGATGCGTCGCAGCAGGCGGCTGCGGGTGCGGTCGCGGATGTGGATCGACTCGTGACCGTCACGGGGCCTGCTGGTACGGGTAAGACGACGATGTTGCGGGTCGCGCGAGCGACGCTGGAGGTGCAGGGGCGGCGGCTGTTGATCGTTGCGCCGACGAGGAAGGCGGCCGCGGTCGCGAGCCGTGAGATCGGCGCATCAGGGACGAGCGTTCATGCCCTGCTTGCGGACCATGGCTGGAATTGGGGCACAGACGACGCGGGCGCTGACCTGTGGTGGCGGTTGCGCCCTGGGCAGACGGACCCCGCAACCGGTGTGATCTACCGGGGGCCTCGACGATACCCGTTGGATGCGCGGGCGCGGATCGTCGTGGACGAGGCGGGGATGCTGGACCTCAATGCCGCCGATGCCCTGACCCAGCTGGCGATCGAAACTGGCGCCGGTATCGCCCTGGTCGGTGACCCCCTGCAGGCGAGCCCGGTCGGGCATGCCGGCGCGATGGCTCTGGCACAGCGCCGCGCGGGCAAGGACGTGGTGCTGAGCGGGATGCATCGCTTCGAAGACCCCGACTACGCCGCCCTCACCCTGCGCCTGCGCTCCCCGGACACCCTCTTCGACGCGATCGAGACCGCAGCAGCACTGCAACAGCAGCATCATGTGAAGCGCGTCGATGACCTGGAGGCTGCGCGCGCCGCGCTCGTCCGCGGCTACTTCCAGCATCACGAGCACGGCCGGACGGTGGCGATCGTCACCGCCACGAACGAGGAAGCGTCGTACATCAACGAAGCCATCCAGCAAGAGCGCGTCTCCCGGGCCCAGCTCAGCACGCACCGGATCGCGGTCGGTGCGGGGGAGCAGAGGATTCTGGAGGGTGACGTTGTGCAGACGCGGCGCAACGATCGGGATGCCGGGGTGGAGAACCGTGCGATCTGGCAAGTCGCGCACATCGGCCCAGCCGTCCTCGAGCTGCAGCGGATCGACGACGCCGCGGACACCCGGGTCGTCTCGCTCGAGTACGCGGCAGACTACGTGCACCTCGCTTACGCCACGACCGTGCATGGCATCCAAGGCGAGACCACCGACACCTCCCTCGTCGGGCCTGACGTCGACGCCTCGGGCCTCTACGTCGGACTGACGCGTGGGCGCCGACACAACGAAGTCGTCGTCATTGCGCGCACGGATGTCGAGGCCCGAGAGGAACTCGCCGGCGAGATGATGCGAGGCCTGCCCGAACCCGACATCGCGGATGCCATCAGCGCCGCCCGCCGCGACCTGCACCGCTCCGCACGCGACGAACCACCCGAAGACCCGACCGAGTTCGACCAATGGGTGCACGCGGCGCGGACGGCACTCCTTCAGGCGGATGCGGGTGACGCCGGAGCCGCGGCGCGGAAGCACGGAAGATTGCTGCCGGTGGATGCCGACGCGCGAGCCGTCCTCGACCGCGCGACCCGCGCTCGACTGCAAGAGTGCCTCGCCAGGGCGGAGGCGCTCGAGGCGCGGGACCTCGCACGCTACGTCAACGATGACCGCGAACCTAGACCACACCCAGAGCTGGTTGCTGCGGCACCAGTATCCATACAAGGAGGAATCTAA
- a CDS encoding helix-turn-helix domain-containing protein produces the protein MDKVGSFDAEGFYEALDAQRQSRRLNWKQVAAASGVSASTLTRMAQGKRPDVDGLAALAAWSGLAVDDFVRGADDAVREPDSLAKISTYLRSDRNLSPEAATALDGLIKVTYERLRSDSE, from the coding sequence ATGGACAAGGTTGGTTCGTTCGACGCCGAGGGCTTCTACGAGGCTCTTGATGCGCAGCGCCAGAGCCGCCGCTTGAACTGGAAGCAGGTGGCCGCCGCGTCGGGCGTGAGCGCGTCCACCTTGACGCGCATGGCGCAGGGGAAACGCCCTGATGTCGATGGGCTGGCAGCACTCGCCGCATGGTCGGGCCTCGCGGTCGACGACTTCGTTCGGGGTGCCGACGACGCTGTTCGGGAGCCAGATTCGCTCGCGAAGATCTCCACCTACCTCCGCTCCGACCGCAACCTATCGCCGGAGGCGGCGACAGCGTTGGACGGTCTGATCAAGGTCACCTACGAGAGACTCCGAAGCGATAGCGAGTAG
- a CDS encoding ImmA/IrrE family metallo-endopeptidase, producing MAFQRGFKTWANIIAADARAELGLSLTARLDPIVLAESLDIPVIALSGFAAAAPEVEYLIDGEPEVFSAMTVFAGRRRLIVHNDGHTPARQSSNIGHELSHGLLAHPPTPALDAAGCRIWNQDFEDEAGWLSGCLLIPEPAALAIARGRWTVEGAAVHFGVSAAMVTFRLNATGARKRAARERSRRAA from the coding sequence ATGGCATTTCAACGCGGCTTCAAGACCTGGGCGAACATCATCGCCGCGGACGCGCGCGCCGAACTCGGTCTGAGCCTCACCGCACGACTCGACCCGATCGTGCTGGCCGAGTCGCTCGACATTCCGGTGATCGCGCTCTCGGGGTTTGCAGCTGCCGCGCCCGAGGTCGAGTACCTCATCGACGGTGAACCGGAGGTCTTCTCTGCGATGACCGTCTTTGCCGGGCGCCGTCGGCTTATCGTCCACAACGACGGGCACACGCCGGCGCGTCAGAGCAGCAACATCGGACACGAGCTCAGCCACGGTCTCCTCGCCCACCCGCCCACGCCCGCGCTCGACGCCGCCGGATGCCGCATCTGGAACCAGGACTTCGAGGACGAGGCCGGGTGGCTCTCCGGCTGCCTCCTCATCCCGGAGCCCGCCGCGCTCGCTATCGCCCGAGGCCGCTGGACGGTCGAAGGGGCAGCAGTTCACTTCGGGGTCAGCGCGGCCATGGTCACCTTCCGCCTGAACGCGACGGGGGCGCGCAAGCGTGCCGCGCGCGAGCGTAGCCGACGAGCAGCGTGA
- a CDS encoding multiubiquitin domain-containing protein produces MSPEDKPSKPEKPDNPSRYEIIVNGQVQEVPSATVTFEQIVALAFPEHSSNTDLTFVITYRKAHSPKEGSLAEGGSVEVKPRGTIFNVTFTRRS; encoded by the coding sequence ATGTCACCCGAAGACAAGCCCAGCAAGCCGGAGAAGCCGGACAACCCCAGCCGCTACGAGATCATCGTGAACGGCCAGGTCCAGGAGGTCCCGTCGGCGACGGTCACCTTCGAGCAGATCGTGGCGCTCGCGTTCCCAGAGCATTCCAGCAACACCGACCTCACGTTCGTGATCACGTACCGCAAGGCCCACTCCCCCAAGGAAGGCAGCCTCGCCGAGGGCGGTTCGGTCGAGGTCAAGCCCCGCGGAACGATCTTCAATGTCACCTTCACCCGTCGCTCGTAG
- a CDS encoding ThiF family adenylyltransferase, with product MSPSPVARSSDLQRLRAEGYEIEIRDNHLLVHHVPYVTPTREMAYGTLISTLHLNDDQTLAPDTHVVSFIGERPSRVDGSEVSNLLHQKGPIQLTATITADFSFSNKPDAGFADYYEKMTSYASILLGYALQLDPTATPKTYVVHGDDDPDSVFLYADSASSRAGISAINDKLRLGKIAIVGVGGTGSYILDFTAKTPVREIHLFDGDRFLQHNAFRAPGAARQSDFASMPFKVDHFAQIYSAMRRGIHPHPYDIDTQTVAELDDMDFVFLAAEGGPTKQLIIERLQATGIPFVDVGMGLRPHDGRLHGILAVTTGTDSKADHVPGRIDFSETDEADDYDLNIQIVDLNALNAALAVIKWKKLFDFYADLENEHYAAFTIDGNHLLNEDQAE from the coding sequence ATGTCACCTTCACCCGTCGCTCGTAGTAGCGATCTGCAGCGGCTGCGCGCCGAGGGTTACGAGATCGAAATCCGTGACAACCACCTTCTCGTGCACCACGTGCCGTACGTCACCCCCACCCGGGAGATGGCGTACGGCACGCTGATCTCGACGCTGCACCTCAACGACGACCAGACGCTGGCGCCGGACACGCATGTGGTCTCGTTCATCGGCGAGCGGCCGTCCCGCGTCGACGGCTCCGAGGTTTCGAACCTGCTGCATCAGAAGGGGCCCATCCAGCTCACCGCGACAATCACCGCAGACTTCTCGTTCTCGAACAAGCCGGACGCCGGGTTCGCCGACTACTACGAGAAGATGACCTCGTACGCGAGCATCCTGTTGGGCTATGCACTCCAGCTGGACCCGACAGCGACACCGAAGACCTACGTCGTGCACGGGGACGACGATCCCGACTCGGTGTTCCTGTACGCCGACTCCGCGTCATCGCGCGCGGGGATCTCGGCCATCAACGACAAGCTGCGCCTCGGCAAGATCGCGATCGTCGGCGTCGGCGGCACCGGCTCCTACATCCTCGACTTCACCGCGAAGACCCCGGTGCGCGAGATCCACCTCTTCGACGGCGACCGTTTCCTGCAGCACAACGCCTTCCGTGCCCCCGGGGCCGCGAGGCAGAGCGACTTCGCCAGCATGCCGTTCAAGGTCGACCACTTCGCTCAGATCTACTCGGCGATGCGCCGCGGCATCCACCCGCACCCGTACGACATCGACACGCAGACGGTCGCCGAGCTCGACGACATGGACTTCGTCTTCCTGGCTGCCGAGGGCGGTCCAACGAAACAGCTGATCATCGAGCGATTGCAGGCGACCGGCATCCCGTTCGTCGACGTCGGAATGGGTTTAAGGCCTCATGACGGCCGGCTCCACGGCATCCTCGCCGTCACAACGGGAACGGACAGCAAGGCCGACCACGTCCCCGGACGCATCGACTTCTCTGAGACTGACGAGGCCGACGACTACGACCTCAACATTCAGATCGTCGATCTCAACGCGCTCAATGCCGCCCTCGCCGTCATCAAGTGGAAGAAGCTGTTCGACTTTTACGCCGACCTCGAGAACGAGCACTACGCTGCGTTCACGATCGACGGCAACCACCTGCTGAACGAGGACCAGGCCGAATGA